One Solanum lycopersicum chromosome 4, SLM_r2.1 DNA window includes the following coding sequences:
- the LOC138347844 gene encoding LRR receptor-like serine/threonine-protein kinase EFR, whose amino-acid sequence MGEIPEAIFNISSLEVIDFSFNKLSGRIPSTTGLHLPNLEELYLGENQLEGEIPLFITNASKLQILSLSQNFLTGTIPTNLGNLRELRHMFLHHNQLTNEPTERELRFFNSLADCRMLRYLQVGNNPLSGVLPNSIGNLSSTIENFIIANAHINGLIPTSIGNLSVLHP is encoded by the coding sequence ATGGGTGAAATTCCAGAGGCTATTTTTAACATATCTTCTTTGGAAGTGATCGATTTCAGTTTCAATAAACTCTCGGGAAGAATTCCAAGCACTACAGGTCTTCATCTTCCCAACCTTGAAGAACTTTACTTGGGAGAGAATCAGCTTGAAGGGGAAATTCCATTGTTCATAACAAATGCTTCCAAGCTTCAGATACTCTCTCTATCACAAAACTTTCTGACAGGAACTATTCCTACTAATTTAGGAAATCTTCGTGAGCTACGACATATGTTCCTACATCATAATCAACTTACCAATGAACCAACAGAGCGTGAGTTGCGATTCTTCAATTCTTTGGCGGACTGTAGGATGTTGAGATATCTACAAGTGGGTAACAATCCGTTGAGTGGCGTTCTGCCAAATTCTATTGGGAATCTCTCATCTACTattgaaaactttattataGCAAATGCGCACATCAATGGCCTCATCCCCACTAGTATAGGCAACTTGAGCGTCTTACATCCCTAG